One segment of Pogoniulus pusillus isolate bPogPus1 chromosome 26, bPogPus1.pri, whole genome shotgun sequence DNA contains the following:
- the A4GNT gene encoding alpha-1,4-N-acetylglucosaminyltransferase produces the protein MLQTVWVSSAGSWALRGSGCHWHGRQSTWACGFLRAVIQRPGLRHDPKGSGRTRMLRKIQICLCFCFVSGILYELSLLSGCFLPYLPVPKHLLAPEQVLSLGRSIIFLETSERLEPPPLVSCSVESAARTYQDRPIILFMKGLANGTALRPASSYAAFSLLSSIKNVFIFPLQMETIFQETPLLSWYNQVVPEQEKNWVHVSSDASRLALIWKYGGIYMDTDVISIRPIPEESFLAAQKSQFSSNGIFGFPAHHKFIWDCMENFVLKYNGNIWGNQGPFLMTRMLKAICNLTDFRGTEDHSCPNISFLNPQRFYPIPYPAWRRYYKVWDPSPTFNHSYALHLWNFMNHNRKAVVAGSNTLAEQLYRAYCPTTYQDLIQNAQLRPLTRSQDAA, from the exons ATGCTCCAGACAGTTTGGGTCTcttcagcagggagctgggctctgAGGGGGTCTGGCTGCCACTGGCATGGCAGACAAAGCACCTGGGCCTGTGGATTTCTCCGAGCTGTCATCCAG CGTCCAGGTCTGAGGCATGACCCCAAAGGCTCAGGCAGAACAAGAATGTTGAGGAAGATCCAGatctgcctctgcttctgcttcgTCTCGGGCATCCTGTACgagctctccctgctctctggctgcttcTTGCCCTACCTGCCCGTGCCCAAGCACCTGCTGGCCCCCGAGCAGGTGCTGAGCCTGGGCAGAAGCATCATCTTCCTGGAGACCAGCGAGCGCCTGGAGCCGCCCCCGCTGGTGAGCTGCTCGGTGGAGTCTGCTGCCAGGACCTACCAGGACAGGCCAATCATCCTCTTCATGAAGGGGCTGGCCAACGGCACGGCCCTGCGCCCCGCCTCCAGCTACgctgccttctccctcctctcctccatcaAGAATGTCTTCATTTTCCCTCTCCAGATGGAAACCATCTTCCAGGAGACCCCCCTGCTGTCCTGGTACAACCAG GTGGTCCCggagcaggagaagaactgGGTCCACGTCAGCTCTGatgccagcaggctggcactCATCTGGAAGTATGGGGGCATCTACATGGACACAGATGTCATCTCCATCAGGCCCATCCCTGAGGAGAGCTTCCTGGCGGCGCAGAAGTCGCAGTTCTCCAGCAATGGCATCTTTGGCTTCCCTGCCCACCACAAGTTCATCTGGGACTGCATGGAGAACTTTGTCCTGAAGTACAACGGCAACATCTGGGGCAATCAGGGCCCCTTCTTAATGACCAGGATGCTGAAAGCCATCTGCAACCTGACCGACTTCAGAGGCACCGAGGACCACAGCTGCCCTAACATCTCCTTCCTCAACCCCCAGCGTTTCTACCCCATCCCTTacccagcctggaggaggtACTACAAGGTGTGGGACCCCAGCCCCACCTTCAACCACTCCTACGCCCTGCACCTGTGGAACTTCATGAACCACAACCGCAAAGCTGTGGTGGCAGGCAGCAACACGCTGGCCGAGCAGCTCTACCGAGCCTACTGCCCCACCACCTACCAGGACCTCATCCAGAACGCCCAGCTGAGGCCCCTCACACGCTCCCAGGACGCTGCCTGA
- the LXN gene encoding latexin isoform X2 — MELSPSRFPAGRAAALAAAYLCYRRGSPSRGLALRGVRRARREDIADVGHKYHLELVLEDVLAKDTTVNCTAEVLYHLGHQASAPEVQVTLEGELRDTAEADNVFYNRIKSLDRELVAENIPDSQGTVPPDLEPLHLLAWAASGYLTWQNSTESTNFQLAQVKRVQQVRRSDEYLEFDYLVLLHEMVSQEIIPWQMRVLWHPQHGVQVTEDRQQT; from the exons ATGGAGCTGTCTCCCAGCCGCTTCCCGGCCGGCCGGGCCGCGGCGCTGGCCGCCGCCTACCTCTGCTACCGGCGGGGGAGCCCCAGCCGCGGCCTGGCGCTGCGCGGGGTGCGCCGAGCGCGCAGGGAG GACATAGCTGATGTTGGGCACAAGTACCACCTGGAACTGGTGTTAGAAGATGTCCTTGCCAAA GACACGACTGTTAACTGCACTGCTGAGGTTCTCTACCACCTGGGCCACCAAGCCAGCGCTCCAGAGGTGCAGGTCACACTGGAAGGAGAGCTCAGGGACACGGCTGAAGCAGACAATGTGTTCTACAACCGAATCAAGAGCCTGGACCGAGAGCTGGTGGCAGAAAACATCCCAG ACAGCCAGGGCACTGTGCCCCCAGACCTGGAGCCTCTGCACCTGCTGGCCTGGGCTGCCTCTGGCTACCTCACCTGGCAGAACTCCACTGAAAGCACCAACTTCCAGCTCGCCCAAGTCAAACGTGTCCAGCAAGTG aggagaagtgATGAGTATCTGGAATTTGACTACTTGGTTCTGCTCCACGAGATGGTGTCCCAG GAGATCATCCCCTGGCAGATGAGAGTCCTGTGGCACCCCCAGCACGGagtgcaggtcacagaggacaggcagcagacctag
- the LXN gene encoding latexin isoform X3: MELSPSRFPAGRAAALAAAYLCYRRGSPSRGLALRGVRRARREDIADVGHKYHLELVLEDVLAKDTTVNCTAEVLYHLGHQASAPEVQVTLEGELRDTAEADNVFYNRIKSLDRELVAENIPDSQGTVPPDLEPLHLLAWAASGYLTWQNSTESTNFQLAQVKRVQQVCLSSTCLVHSSCHLELSCIRAFLFSQQN; this comes from the exons ATGGAGCTGTCTCCCAGCCGCTTCCCGGCCGGCCGGGCCGCGGCGCTGGCCGCCGCCTACCTCTGCTACCGGCGGGGGAGCCCCAGCCGCGGCCTGGCGCTGCGCGGGGTGCGCCGAGCGCGCAGGGAG GACATAGCTGATGTTGGGCACAAGTACCACCTGGAACTGGTGTTAGAAGATGTCCTTGCCAAA GACACGACTGTTAACTGCACTGCTGAGGTTCTCTACCACCTGGGCCACCAAGCCAGCGCTCCAGAGGTGCAGGTCACACTGGAAGGAGAGCTCAGGGACACGGCTGAAGCAGACAATGTGTTCTACAACCGAATCAAGAGCCTGGACCGAGAGCTGGTGGCAGAAAACATCCCAG ACAGCCAGGGCACTGTGCCCCCAGACCTGGAGCCTCTGCACCTGCTGGCCTGGGCTGCCTCTGGCTACCTCACCTGGCAGAACTCCACTGAAAGCACCAACTTCCAGCTCGCCCAAGTCAAACGTGTCCAGCAAGTG tgcctgagctcCACCTGCTTGGttcacagcagctgccactTGGAACTGAGCTGCATCAGAGCTTTTCTCTTCAGTCAGCAGAACTGA
- the LXN gene encoding latexin isoform X1, with the protein MELSPSRFPAGRAAALAAAYLCYRRGSPSRGLALRGVRRARREDIADVGHKYHLELVLEDVLAKDTTVNCTAEVLYHLGHQASAPEVQVTLEGELRDTAEADNVFYNRIKSLDRELVAENIPDSQGTVPPDLEPLHLLAWAASGYLTWQNSTESTNFQLAQVKRVQQVQTAGLRDRAKKKSVLLWCPFPSLKNRPMGSLSQLFGSLTLTENFPPPASTLSSLLLLPRTLGSADPLQHQVLPSPAWLLHHQFKLHHLLALLLEPTEIPS; encoded by the exons ATGGAGCTGTCTCCCAGCCGCTTCCCGGCCGGCCGGGCCGCGGCGCTGGCCGCCGCCTACCTCTGCTACCGGCGGGGGAGCCCCAGCCGCGGCCTGGCGCTGCGCGGGGTGCGCCGAGCGCGCAGGGAG GACATAGCTGATGTTGGGCACAAGTACCACCTGGAACTGGTGTTAGAAGATGTCCTTGCCAAA GACACGACTGTTAACTGCACTGCTGAGGTTCTCTACCACCTGGGCCACCAAGCCAGCGCTCCAGAGGTGCAGGTCACACTGGAAGGAGAGCTCAGGGACACGGCTGAAGCAGACAATGTGTTCTACAACCGAATCAAGAGCCTGGACCGAGAGCTGGTGGCAGAAAACATCCCAG ACAGCCAGGGCACTGTGCCCCCAGACCTGGAGCCTCTGCACCTGCTGGCCTGGGCTGCCTCTGGCTACCTCACCTGGCAGAACTCCACTGAAAGCACCAACTTCCAGCTCGCCCAAGTCAAACGTGTCCAGCAAGTG CAAACAGCTGGACTCAGGGACAGGGCCAAGAAGAagtctgtcctgctctggtgtcctttcccttccctgaagAACAGACCCATGGGGAGCCTGTCCCAGCTGTTTGGGTCACTCACACTCACTGAGAACTTCCCACCCCCTGCAAGCACTCTGAGTTCCCTCCTACTCCTGCCTAGGACTCTGGGTTCAGCTGACCCCTTGCAGCACCAGGTGTTgccttccccagcctggctccttcACCATCAGTTTAAGCTTCACCATCTCTTAGCTCTACTTTTGGAGCCCACAGAAATCCCAAGTTAA
- the LXN gene encoding latexin isoform X4, which translates to MELSPSRFPAGRAAALAAAYLCYRRGSPSRGLALRGVRRARREDIADVGHKYHLELVLEDVLAKDTTVNCTAEVLYHLGHQASAPEVQVTLEGELRDTAEADNVFYNRIKSLDRELVAENIPDSQGTVPPDLEPLHLLAWAASGYLTWQNSTESTNFQLAQVKRVQQVLRGGCSQLGLDSSPREEGTG; encoded by the exons ATGGAGCTGTCTCCCAGCCGCTTCCCGGCCGGCCGGGCCGCGGCGCTGGCCGCCGCCTACCTCTGCTACCGGCGGGGGAGCCCCAGCCGCGGCCTGGCGCTGCGCGGGGTGCGCCGAGCGCGCAGGGAG GACATAGCTGATGTTGGGCACAAGTACCACCTGGAACTGGTGTTAGAAGATGTCCTTGCCAAA GACACGACTGTTAACTGCACTGCTGAGGTTCTCTACCACCTGGGCCACCAAGCCAGCGCTCCAGAGGTGCAGGTCACACTGGAAGGAGAGCTCAGGGACACGGCTGAAGCAGACAATGTGTTCTACAACCGAATCAAGAGCCTGGACCGAGAGCTGGTGGCAGAAAACATCCCAG ACAGCCAGGGCACTGTGCCCCCAGACCTGGAGCCTCTGCACCTGCTGGCCTGGGCTGCCTCTGGCTACCTCACCTGGCAGAACTCCACTGAAAGCACCAACTTCCAGCTCGCCCAAGTCAAACGTGTCCAGCAAGTG ctgagaggaggctgcagccagctggggttggactcCTCTCCCAGGGAAGAAGggacagggtga